In Silene latifolia isolate original U9 population chromosome 6, ASM4854445v1, whole genome shotgun sequence, the genomic window tccgtcactccaaagtgacggatacgtgccgtcacaaatgagatttagtGTAATAAAAAATGAACAGAGATGGACGGGTGCCTTTTACCTTGGCAGTGCGTCTTGCTTCAGACCATTTCTTTTgatctgaaataagacggacaacatgttatcatttgacagtaaaatatttgtatttttctgataacatgttaccattatttttcCCACTATTTTCAGGGTAAAAGGTGACACCTCTAGTGATAACATTTTGTAGATTCACTACttatattttattaaaaaatggcaacattttgttggtcttatttcagacgggaaaaatgcccgtctgaaataagatttTGCGTTACCTTGGAAACCGAAGGGAAATTTAGTATTGTTTTATAGTGGGATGTCAAGTCATCGGCCAACTTGCATACCATTTAGAGATAATTCGGTCCACTTTCTTCTGAAATGCTATGACTTGTCTTTAACTTATGTTAATACCATGGGCGGATTTAAAGTGGGTGATAGGGGTGAACCCTCACCCCCATTAATCTTGAAGAAAAACAATATATACTTATTTATGTGCCAACATTTCATCAAATCTTAGGGCTCAGCGGTAGATGCAATCTTCCACCATAAAAGCAACTCGGGATCAAATCTCCACAATTGCAGTTTTTACCTTttaattttgcatattaaaattaaTTGAAAATATTCTTAGAAAGGATCGAACGTGCGTCATGTTAATTGCAATTTACATTCATTCAACCACCATGACAAAGGGaatataataatattttaaaGAAGTGTAATCATATTTAAAAATAAGTACTTCGTATTTCGGCGAACCTGTCATTATTAAATTATTTTAGTATTTATCAAGAATTAGTATATTAAATATACATGGCGAAGCTTATGGGGTTCGAAATCCCTTTTATTGGAGGGTTTGAAGTGGAGAGTGGGAAATGGGCAGGATATTGGAATATGGGATGAGGCGTGGTTACCAGGTGCTTCCGCGGGAATTGTACCTATGCCGAATATAAATGCTGATCCGAGAATGCGTGTTACGGACCTTATCGATGTTGACCGGGCCTGTTGGAACATGGAGGCTGTGCGGACTGTTTTGACGGAAGCCGATGCGAGTTTGGTTCTTAAACTGCCTTTGAGTAGTAGATTACCTCCTGATGAACGTTATTGGTTGCCATCGAAAGATGGATGTTATTCGGTCAAGTCGGGCTATTGGCTTGGGAGAAGGTCGTGTATTGCTCCGGCTGACGTTGGCCATAATAGGTTCTCTTGAAAGGCACTATGGAGTCTCAAAGTCCGCCCGAAACTCCTTCATTTTATTTGGAGGATTTGCGCCAATATCCTACCTGTGCGGAAAGCTTTGTTCGATCGTCACTGTTGTCCTACTCCGGTATGTAATTTTTGCGATATGGATGAATGTTGCGATCATGCCATCTTTAGGTGCGCATGGACGAGAACACATTGGGAGGGTAGTGGCTTTTGGGAAGTTATTGAGGCTGCCCCAAATGGCTCGTGTGTGGAGAGAATGGCGTGGATTTTGCAGCAGCTTGGTGTGGGTGAGAGGGGGGGGTTCCTGGCAATTATGTGGTCTATATGGACCATAAGAAATAAATGTTTATTTGAGGAGGCTCCTCCACCGGCAGAAGCTGTCTGTTCGGAGATTGTGAAGATGGTAGCTGAGTATCAAGGGTATGCAGACCGGGTTTTTGGCAAGACAATTATGGTGACAGAGGTGGGTGGATGCTCGTGGACTCCTCCGGCTGCTGGTTTCATAAAAATCAATGTGGATGCTCATGTTGCCGGTAGTGGTGTGGTTGGGTTGGGTGTGGTTGCTCGAGATATGGCTGGCCGTGTGGTGGGGATGGGGTGTAGGCGTGTAGAGGCAGATTGGGATGTGGAGGTGGCAGAGGCACGGGCTGCTAGCTTTGGGTTGGATTTAGCGAACCGTCTTGGTTTCCCGAACATTATTCTCAAAGTGACGCGCTTAATGTGGTGTTGGCCGTGAAGAAGGAAGTTGTGGCAAGATCTCCCTTTGGGCTCTGTGTGAATGACGTCCTTTTTAGTTTGCGTTTATTTCCGTCAAGTAAGTTTATTCATGTGAAACGTGGGGGCAATACCGTGGCACATTGTATTGCAAGGATGACTGAGTTTGAGGGAAGTGAGTTAATCCTTGTAACTGGTTTCCCGCAAGTTGTTATTGCGCTTGCGGAATTGATTTAATATAATATCGGCCCTATGTTTTCCATCAAAAAAAGTATATTAAATATAAGTTTTTGTTAAAAGGGGCCTATCTTTTAAATATCGCATAAGGCCCCTAAAATGTTAGGGGCTTAATCGAGTAattatatttttgtttttaatttttatgtgataaatttTACTAAACACCCTCATTTCATAAATCCTAGATTCACCACTGATTAATACTCTCTgttttcaatgagaatttgtgattttaaaGGGTGTTACCGAAAATAGTAGTATAAAACCAAACTTGGTTAATGGTTGTTATGGAAATAAATGGGAAAGTCAACAACATGGTTGTTAAATAATCTTTGATTCTAGTTGGACGTCTAAATCAGTGTGTTATACAAATAAACAATGGTTG contains:
- the LOC141588415 gene encoding uncharacterized protein LOC141588415, with protein sequence MPNINADPRMRVTDLIDVDRACWNMEAVRTVLTEADASLVLKLPLSSRLPPDERYWLPSKDGCYSVKSGYWLGRRSCIAPADVGHNRCAWTRTHWEGSGFWEVIEAAPNGSCVERMAWILQQLGVGERGGFLAIMWSIWTIRNKCLFEEAPPPAEAVCSEIVKMVAEYQGYADRVFGKTIMVTEVGGCSWTPPAAGFIKINVDAHVAGSGVVGLGVVARDMAGRVVGMGCRRVEADWDVEVAEARAASFGLDLANRLGFPNIILKVTRLMWCWP